A region of the Myxococcales bacterium genome:
GGCGGTAAATTGCCGATCCGCAGTCGAAATGCGAAACGGTCGCTGCGAGAAGTCGACCTCCGTCGCGTCTTCGAGCAAGAGCTTCGTGCCGAAACGCTCCGCCTGTTTTTGGAAGAGTTCCATCATCTCGGGGCCCGTGATGCCGTCGGGAAAGCCAGGGTAGTTTTCGACGTCGGTGGTCAACATCAATTGACCGCCGAATGCCATGCCGCCGATCATCACCGGTTCGAGCTGCGCGCGACTGGCGTAGATCGCTGCGGTGTAGCCCGCGGGTCCACTTCCGATGATTAATACTTTGGTGTGATTTTCGTTCTGGGTTGCCATGACTTACCTGCGTAGCGCCGTGCTCATGCCCAGCTGCCGGGGCAGAATGTAAGCCCGCCCCGAAGGCTCTGCCAGAGGCAGCTTCAGAGAGGTTCGGTAATCGGCAACTCTTCCCACATCAGTTGCAGGAAGACGCCGATGAAGAAGGAGAGAAAAGTCATCACCAGGAGCGCCGAAGGAAAGGCCATCATGGGCTCGATCCCGATGATCCGCGGCAGCTCGCCCACAAATTGCATAGTGCCCGCGTCCGCATAGGATCCCACCACCCCGGCCTTCTCCGAGCCCCAGTTGCGCAGGACCATGAATCGCCCGACCAGATTGGTCATCACCACGCCGATTCCGAAGGCCTGCAGGAGCCCCAGAAGAAAAATTGCACGCGCGCGGGCAAAGGCTTCGTCGCGGTCGTGGATGCGCCGCTGTACCTCGACGTAGATGTAGAGCAGGGTGACGAGGCCCATAAACAGGGACACGGCCCCCAGGACCGCAATTGGCTGGTTGGCGAGGTCCCAGACCTCGTCGATCAGGAACACGGGCAGGTAGCCGACGATGATCCCGGCCGCGATCCGGGGCACGGATGCGTGAAAAAACGACAGGTCGCGCTTCCAGCAGAAGCGATAGAGGAGGAACCAGATCGCTGCAGCGTTCACCAGCGCGACCTCAGCCGAGCACAGCAAATCCAGCAAGGCCGGGTAGCGATCATAGAGAAAGCCGGCTGCGACAAAGGGCGAGACGAGGCCCAGCAGCGCCAAGGCGTGGTTGCGGGGCGTGTGCCACGAAAGGCTCCTGTCGCTCGAGCCGCGTCCCTGTTCCAGGGAGGCTCCGTGGTAAATCAGCGCAGACGAGTGCCGCACGTCATAGCGGCGCAGAAACCACCGCTCGAGCTTGTCCAGGATCCGCTGACAATCTCGGCTCGGGCGCCTCAGATAGGGCACCAGATCGCGGCTGCGGTCGATGGTGAGTGAAGGAGACACGCAGATGGCGCGCAATACCTCGGTCTCGCGATCTGCGAAGGGCGAATCCTCTTTTTCGAAGGCTTCGTTGTCCTCGTCCAGACAGGCTCCCTCGACCCAGAGAAAAAACGAGCGCTCGGCCATGCGAATCACCATGCGGTTGACCGCGTCCTGCGAGCCGCTCTCCATGGTGTAGAAGAACCCCCCCTCGCTGGAGTCATCTTCTGGATCCACGGGGTCGACTGCGCCCCGGATGTACTGCTCGAGATAGTCGGAGCTGACCCGGCCGTCCACCAACACCTGCAGCCCCCGGTAGACGAGCTTGCGCATCAACAATACCGCCACCCGAGCGCGGCGCTGTTCGGTGAGTTCCTTCGACGAAAGAAAGCGGCTCGCAATCTGACAGAAGAGCGCCACATCCTGATGGAGTCGTAGCTTCGGCTCGTCGGGCAGGCGTGTTCCGACGTCGTCGAGCAGGGCTTCGAGATACTGGGGGGCCTGGGTGAGCAGGTGGATCACCAGATCATGGGCGTCTCGTCGGTTGGCATTGGGCGAGAGCAACTCGGGGCGGTTCAGCAGATCATCGAGCTGGAAGAAGAGTTCCGCGGGATCGTGCTGCTCGCTGTGAAAGGAAAACGTTTCGGGGAAAACCCTGGCGTAGCCCTCGCCGCGATCGCACTCGAAGCGAACCTCCCGGGCGTGAAAAGCGAAGGTAAACCGGAAGCTGAGCGCGAGGCGCTCCATCCGAAACTCGAGACGACGGAGTCCCCCGTCCTCTTCAGGCACCTCAGAGGACTCGTTCTTTTGGGTTCACACCCGATTCGTAGTAGGACTCGACGAGTTTTCCGAGGCTGAGGACACGTACGGGAACCTCGACAGACTGAGGCCAACGCTTGTTTGCGAGCCGCATCCGTTCGATCAAGAGCTTAGCATCGGGGTAGTCCTCGCGGCACATCAAGTCGTCGATCTCCAGCCAACTCGAAATTGCGGTCTGGGTGCGGGTCACGCGCTCACTGAGAAACGACATGCTGGGAGAGGTGACGCCCGAACTCGCGACCTGCTCGCCGAGCTTCGAAAGTTTGTCGAGGGATCGTTTGAACTCTTTGCGCAAACCATCCCCATGCTGCGAGAGCGCGACCAGCAATTCTTCGAAGTTGCGGCGCAGGGGTTCGTGGGAAATCTCCTTGAAGAGAATCACGCGTCCAAGGCGCTCGCCTCCCCGGCTCTCGAGGGAGCGGGAGCTGACCCGCAGCCTGTGCGTCGTGCTCGCAGTCATCACTTCCAGATCTTCGAAAGAACCGTCCATCTCTTCCGACACGCAGTCCACCGCCTCGGCGACGTGCTCCAGGCCCTGGCGTACCAGGATCTCGCGGATCCCGACCCCCTTCGGATCGTCATCCAGCTTCAAGTATCTGCGTGCCGCCTGATTGATGGCCTGGATGATCCCGTCGGTATCGAGCGCCATGGCGCCAATGTCGAAGCGATCCATCACCGCTTCCAAAAACTGGTTCCCGCGACCCAGGTTTTCGATCAGTCTGCGATTTTCTAGCGTAAGCGAATAGTGCTGGACCGCGTTCTTGACCGTCTGCTTGAGTTCGGCCGGTTCCCAGGGCTTGTCGAGGTAGGCATAGATGTGCCCATCGTTGATGGCCTGAATGGTTGCGTCCGAGTCCGCAAACCCCGTCAACATGATCCGGACCGTGTCGGGATGCTGCGCGTAGACTTCGCGCAGAAACTCGACTCCAGTCATGTGTGGCATCCGCTGATCGGTGAGCACGACGGCGATCGGCGCCTGCTCGACCAATATCTCGAGTCCCCGCCGCGCATCGTTGGTCGTGATGACTTCGTAGTCGTCCATGAACGTGAACGACATCGTTTCGAGGATCGCATCCTCGTCGTCGACGACCAACAATCGCGGTCGGTCTGGGCAATCCATCGTTGCTCGATCTGAATCGGAACTCAAAAGCCCACCCTTCCCTTCGCTTCGTCCCGGGCTTTGCGCAGTGCCACCTCGGCCCGAAGCTTCTTGCGATAGGCATCCAGGCGCCCCGGGAGACGAGACGATGCGATCTTGGTCCACGGGCGCTGTTCCGCGCCGTCACGATACTTGCGAAACTTTCGATACGCCCAGAGTTCGTGCCTGAACTCATCCTCGACGAACTTGATCATGATGGCATCGTCGAGAAAGCCAAAGACCGGAATTTCGTCGGGAATCAGATCGTCTGGGTTTGCAAAATAAGCGAGTGCACCCAGGACCTGGTTTCGGATCGGCTTGGGTGCGTGGTAGTCCTCGTCGAGGATGATCTCGGTGAGGTCTTCAATCGCCGCAATCGCTTCGACGACAAACCGCGGCGTTCCCTTCTTGCTGCGGACAGTCTTTACCAACTCGGCCGCAGCGGTGATGATCTCGTCCGGGTCGCTCCCGGCCGCACTTTTGCGCGCATTGCGAAAGAGTCTGCGGAAGTAGTCGACATCTCCCTCGTCCAGCGTGAAGCTGACTTTGAACGATGTCACGCTCATTATGGACTGCCTCCGAGGCGCGCTAGAGCACGAGCGACTTTATCAGTATTTGGCACGGTCGATCAAGCGGTCCATCGAGCCATCCCACTCGCTCGCCCAACTCTCGGCCAACTCCTCTCCCGGGCTGCGCCCTCGCTCGACCACCTCGCCCAGTGGGTCGAGAAAGCCGTCCTCATCCGGGCCGGCGATGCCATGAGAAGCCATTGCCTTGAGGCCCGCCGCGGAGTATGCGACCAACTCTCGAGCCAGTTCAATGACCGGTCGCCCCGCAATTTCTGCCGCCAAACCTCGCCGGGCGACGTCGGCCAGACCCGCGTCTCGCTCGGCGGCACTGAACCCGCCGGCCAACGACCACGCGGCCTCTCGGGCATCTGCATCGTAGAGAATTCCCTTCCAAACTGCGGGCAAGGCACAGGTCAGTTCGCGCGAAACGGCGTCGGTGCCCCGCACCTCAATGATCCGTTTGAGGCGAATCTCGGGAAACAGCGTGGTGAGATGCGTGTCCCAATCCGCGTGGGTCGCCCGCTCGCCTGCGAGACCCGACTTCATGAACTCGCGAAAGGTAAGGTGGCTGGCCGGGTGGTATTGGTCCCCGCGAACGACGAAGAACATCGGGATGTCGAGTGCCCAATCGATGTAGTGCCGATAGCCAAAGTCCGGAAGGAAGACGAACTCTAAAATTCCGCAGCGATCGGGGTCGGTTTCTCGCCAGATCTGAATCCGGCGCGAGGCGAAGCCGTTCGGCTTGCCTTCGGAAATGCTGGAGTTGGCGAACAGTGCCGAGATCACCGGGCTGATTGCCATGGCGGTGCGCATCTTTTCCGCCATGTCGGCTTCGTCTCGATAGTCGAAGTTGGCTTGCACGGTTCCGGTCGCGTGCATCATGTGCATGGCGAGATCGCCTTTAGTCGGCAGATAACTGCGCATGATGTCGTAGCGCGCTTTCGGCATGCGCGGGATCTCTTCGATCTTGTGGATCGGATCGTGACCGAGCCCCAGCCACAGGATCCCCATGTCCTGGGAGATCCCCTTGAGCAACTCGACGTGGCTATTGAACTCCACGCAGGTCTCGCGGTTGGTGCGCAAAGGCGCACCCGACAGTTCGATCTGCCCACCGGGCTCCAAGGTGATGCTCGCGCCGTCCTTCTTCAGCGCGACGAGGTACTCGCCCTCGAAGACTCGGGTCCAATCATCCTGGGTCGCGATCCGCTCGAGCAGAACGGCAATTCCCCGTTCTCCCTCGTAGGTGAGTCGCGCATGGGTGTCCGCATAGAGCCCGATCTTCTCGTGCTCGGTGCCCACTTTCCAATCCGCGGGCTCGGTTTCACCGTCGATAAAAAACTGAACGAGATCGGCGTCGCCCTCGATGGGCCGGCTGGCCTCTGTCACTCGCTGACTCCCTGGGCGCTGGTCACTTCTTAGCACGAAGCAAAGAGGGGCGGGAGGATATCGAACCGCGGGGGAATCGCCTCCGGGGCGTAGCTTATTTGCAGTCGTTCGGGAGACGCCAGAATCGGCGAGGGGTGATAGGGGGTTAGGGGGCGAAGGCGGCTTCCAGGAAATCGCTGAGTACCAGGCTGAGGGCTGTGTCGATCGCTTCGTCGTCGGCGAGGGCGATGCTTTTGCAGGGCCCTTCTGGTTTGCCCGCTTTGAAGGGTCCGACAATCGTCACTTCGCCCACGATTTTCACTGTCACGATCACCCGATGACGCCCCCGGGCGAGATCGAACTGCACCGAGTGGAGGTGTTTGTCGTCGATCCGCGGATCCGACAGTTCGACCGCAAGATGCGCGGCCCCAGCTTCCCGGCTGCCGCGATGAAAACCCTCGAGGCCTTCTCGCACTCGCTCATGAAGCTCGCCTGCACGCTTCTGAACTCGCCCAAGTTGCTCCAACAATCCCGACTCGCGAGCCCCCAAGCGCTTACCAATCTCTTCCAACTGGTCTGCCAACGCCACGGCACACCTCCTAGTCACGATCTCCGCCCCTCCCAAAAAACAAGGGTCAACTCCGATCCCACCTCAGGCCCCCCACCCCTCGCCGATTCTGGCGTACCCGAACGAGAGCCAAACCCATTCAAGGCAAGCCAAAAAACCTAGAGGGCGTTACCCGCAAAGTCCTGGGTGGGACCGTCGCGCAATCCCAGCAGCAGCTGATCGCGGACGATCTGGAAATCGGCCCATTGCGCGTCCGCGACTGAGCGTTGGACGGGGCGCCCATGATTGAGATGGGCGGGGTTCACGTACTTGCCGAACTTCGTGACCCGAAAGCAGACGTGCGGCCCGGTCGCGAGTCCGGTTTGTCCCACGTATCCGATCACCTGCTTCTGCTTGACCTTCTGCCCGACCGCGAGA
Encoded here:
- a CDS encoding response regulator — encoded protein: MSSDSDRATMDCPDRPRLLVVDDEDAILETMSFTFMDDYEVITTNDARRGLEILVEQAPIAVVLTDQRMPHMTGVEFLREVYAQHPDTVRIMLTGFADSDATIQAINDGHIYAYLDKPWEPAELKQTVKNAVQHYSLTLENRRLIENLGRGNQFLEAVMDRFDIGAMALDTDGIIQAINQAARRYLKLDDDPKGVGIREILVRQGLEHVAEAVDCVSEEMDGSFEDLEVMTASTTHRLRVSSRSLESRGGERLGRVILFKEISHEPLRRNFEELLVALSQHGDGLRKEFKRSLDKLSKLGEQVASSGVTSPSMSFLSERVTRTQTAISSWLEIDDLMCREDYPDAKLLIERMRLANKRWPQSVEVPVRVLSLGKLVESYYESGVNPKERVL
- a CDS encoding glutamate--cysteine ligase, with protein sequence MTEASRPIEGDADLVQFFIDGETEPADWKVGTEHEKIGLYADTHARLTYEGERGIAVLLERIATQDDWTRVFEGEYLVALKKDGASITLEPGGQIELSGAPLRTNRETCVEFNSHVELLKGISQDMGILWLGLGHDPIHKIEEIPRMPKARYDIMRSYLPTKGDLAMHMMHATGTVQANFDYRDEADMAEKMRTAMAISPVISALFANSSISEGKPNGFASRRIQIWRETDPDRCGILEFVFLPDFGYRHYIDWALDIPMFFVVRGDQYHPASHLTFREFMKSGLAGERATHADWDTHLTTLFPEIRLKRIIEVRGTDAVSRELTCALPAVWKGILYDADAREAAWSLAGGFSAAERDAGLADVARRGLAAEIAGRPVIELARELVAYSAAGLKAMASHGIAGPDEDGFLDPLGEVVERGRSPGEELAESWASEWDGSMDRLIDRAKY
- a CDS encoding DUF1232 domain-containing protein — its product is MSVTSFKVSFTLDEGDVDYFRRLFRNARKSAAGSDPDEIITAAAELVKTVRSKKGTPRFVVEAIAAIEDLTEIILDEDYHAPKPIRNQVLGALAYFANPDDLIPDEIPVFGFLDDAIMIKFVEDEFRHELWAYRKFRKYRDGAEQRPWTKIASSRLPGRLDAYRKKLRAEVALRKARDEAKGRVGF